The bacterium DNA window AACCGAATGCAACATATAGATTGTAGGTGCGGTATGCAAGATGTCAAAACAAGAAATGAGCGAGGCTTACACCTCGCTCATTGCGAATCGATTACCGGGAAATTCGGTTACTTCACTTCCATGGAAGAAAGCGTTCGGGACTGTCCTTCCAAGGAACGTAACGGTGCGATATCCTGATTCATTTCGACACAGCCGAGATAATTGCCTTCGCCATCGCGTACTGCATAGTAGCTGATGTGCAGAAACATTTCTTTCTGTTCACCAAAGGGAATCCAGAATGCCGCCGAATCGCGGGTACCAGCTTTCATTTCCGTCAGGATTTGCTCCACCAGATGCACCGATTTCGGCGGGTGGCATTGTTGCACGGTTCTGCCAACGACGGACAGTGTGCGGGGGAATATCTTTGGATCGTAGACTTTATTGAAATAACGCACGACATCGTCGGCATCGATGAAGGTGAGTTCAACCGGGATTGCGTCGAGCATTGCGCGAATCGTATTGGTATTGAGCGATTTCAATAAATCGACCCGCCCACCGGTAGTGTTTTCCACTGCCTCCAGCAAGTTATCCCACCGTTCGATGTAACCGACTCCTTGATAAGGCATCTGCTGTGCGACTTCCGCAAATTGTTCCATCAACTTGGTGTCGTCATCCTCATCGAGTACCCGTCGTCCCATCGGATAGAGAATATCATTCTCTTTCCAAATATGGTCTTTGGTGAGGGCGATGTATGCTGCCAATTCTTCCCGATACTTTGGCGTGATCTCGATTGTCTTCTCTTTGATGGCAAACGTGTCACGGGAAAGCTTGAGGAGATACTCTTTTTCCATTTTATGTTCGGACAACATCACCGCAATTGGCCCGCCATTCATCGGGATGCCGCGCTGCCCCAGCAGCGGGAAGAGTGCCAATTCTTCCTTTTGGTTGTGATATCGGTCGCCGTAATCGAATAGAAACTCAAGCAATGCGCCTACGGTCGCGGCATCGAATTTGTCGGCGTTGTTTAGCTGCCGTTCAATCATCACCAGCGCCCGTTCAATCCGGGCGTGATCGTTCATTAGGTGGTCAACCCACTGTACCATGCCAATCTCCTTTTCGTCGGTATATGCTGTATATAACAAAATACGTTGGTATCCCTTGAAAAAACTTTGACGAATGTCAATCGCGAGATTTCTGGTTAAATTCGTAGGCATGAATAGGGAAATGTTAAACGATGTGCGGTTGCATTTGTCTATGGAGTAGTCATAACGTAAGTTATTGCACATTATTCGGAGATGGCGGCAGGTTTATGCGAATCGTTTTCTTGATGGCGTTAGTGGTTCTTCTGCTGGCGGGATGTGACCCGAACCGGCAGGAGTATGGGCTCTCGCCGATTATTTATATCTCGCCGAGTGCGCAGGAACGGCTTGCCCGGACGGTGCTCGACCGGGTTACCGAGTTGCAATGGATGGTGGAAGACGATTTGCAGCGCGGATTCGCCTTGTCGCCGCCACGGGACCCTCGCTATGAAATGACCGATAGCAGTTTTTATCTCCGGCGATTCGCGGGTGATACCCTCTACGAACGGGTAAAATTCATTCCCGACATTTGGGCGGCAAGCGGTCAAACACTCGATTCGGTGAAATACCGGTGGGAACAAGTCACCACCGATACCATTAACAATACCAACTACCGATACGCGATTAACGCCAAGCGAATCGCCGAAGGGGCGTTGCCACGACTGACCGGCGATTCTTACTTCCGATTTATCGCATACGCTATCGCGGGCGATGGTTACCGCTATAATTACTCCTATGCCTTAAATGGCGCTTTCAACTTCCCCGGGGGCACACCTCCGATTGGCGGCGCAACGGTGCGCTGGAGCGGCAATGGCATCACTTGGGAAGGCGACGGCATCCCCTCGAATTGGGCGTTAGCCGGTACTTCGCAAGCAGCAAGTAATGGCAACTGGACGATTTCGTTTACGTTGGAAGGAGAAGCTTTTCTCCGTGCTACCATCGACTCCACCGGCACGGGAACCTTCCAAATCGGTTGGGATGCGTTTCGACAGGTCTTCCCCTTCACCGCGTCGAACACCCGTAATATGCGCGCATTTCTGCCATCGACAATTCTTTCGGCTACCGCACAGGAGCGACTCGCTCGAACGCTATTGGGGCGGGGAACTGAAGTCACCAATTTAGTACGCGCTTTACAGCGGGGGTATGCCATACCCCATCCCTATCAAGACAGTGCAAATTATCCGATGACCGATAGTCTCTTCTATGCCCGGTTGGATGGCGATACGTCGGAATGCGTGCGGTTCGTCCCCAATGTTTGGCGAACCGGCGGTATTGCCGATTCCGTACTGTACCGCTGGTCGGTGTTGCAGGGGGATACTGCGGCTAATGGCGTATTTGCCTACCGGATTAACGCTCGACGATTAGCACCCGATTCGCTCGCCCGGTTAACCGGATTCGCCGGATTTGATTATCGCTATTGGTTGAACGGGTACGATTTTTCTTATAACCTCGCGTCTACGTTCGATGAACCGGGCGGCGCGCCGCCGCCGTGGAGTGGCGCCGATTACCAATGGTCGGGTAATGTGGTTACATGGGAAGAGGAAGATGTTCCGGTGGTGTGGGAAATGACGGGTCGCTCACAACGCGACGCCAATGCCCGCTGGACGACATCATTCTCGCTGATGGGGGATGAATTGATTCGCGCGAATACCGATACGACTGGTAATGGTAGCTTCTGGCTCGCTGCCGATGATTTTATCCAGCAGTACATCATTCCGTAGTATTCCGTGTAGTGCTTTTCATCGGAGTAGGGGCGTGCCGCGCACGCCCTCTTTTCTTTGATTAAAGCATAGAACATCGATGCTTCTGCTACCGATTTGTAGGTACAAAGCTCACGTTTTGTGCAACGAGATGCGCTACAAAAGTAGACATTTGTCGCTACGAAACGTAGAACTCGACAATTTGGACAAACATTGAAATTGTTGGTGGGGTTAATTACAACAAGCAGTTTTCTGCCAACATCATTGTATTATGCAGAATGTCATTCGTTTCACCAATCGCAACCAATTTTCCCCGATAGAGGATAATCACTCTCGTACAGAGCTTCGCAATAAAGTCGAGGTCGTGGGATGCGATGAGTTGGGTGGTCGGAAGATTTTGCAGAATTGTCAGAAGTTCTTTGCGTCCCCGGGGGTCGAGATCACTGGTCGGTTCATCTAAGAGCAGAATTTTTGCCTGACAAGCGAGCAAGCCCGCCAAACAAACCCGCCGTTTTTCCCCTCGGCTCAAGCGATGCGGTGCTCGCGCTTCATAGCCGGAGACCCCAGCCAATTGCAACGCATCGGTTACCCGCTGTTTAATCTCCGATGTGGAAAGTCCCAATTGCGAGGGCCCGAATCCTACATCTTCTTCGACTGTCGAACAAAACAATTGATCGTCGGGATCCTGAAACAACAACCCCACTTGTTCCCGAATCGAAAACAAGTTCTGTTCGCTAATCGGAGTATTGAATATGCGAATCGGAGACAGCGTCGCGATTCGTTCGGGAAGCAGTCCGTTGAGATGTAAAAGCAACGTCGATTTCCCAGCGCCATTCGCTCCGATCAATCCAACCTTTTC harbors:
- a CDS encoding PAS domain-containing protein; the encoded protein is MVQWVDHLMNDHARIERALVMIERQLNNADKFDAATVGALLEFLFDYGDRYHNQKEELALFPLLGQRGIPMNGGPIAVMLSEHKMEKEYLLKLSRDTFAIKEKTIEITPKYREELAAYIALTKDHIWKENDILYPMGRRVLDEDDDTKLMEQFAEVAQQMPYQGVGYIERWDNLLEAVENTTGGRVDLLKSLNTNTIRAMLDAIPVELTFIDADDVVRYFNKVYDPKIFPRTLSVVGRTVQQCHPPKSVHLVEQILTEMKAGTRDSAAFWIPFGEQKEMFLHISYYAVRDGEGNYLGCVEMNQDIAPLRSLEGQSRTLSSMEVK
- a CDS encoding energy-coupling factor ABC transporter ATP-binding protein codes for the protein MNAIDVNSLSYRYPDGKIALENLTFQIADGEKVGLIGANGAGKSTLLLHLNGLLPERIATLSPIRIFNTPISEQNLFSIREQVGLLFQDPDDQLFCSTVEEDVGFGPSQLGLSTSEIKQRVTDALQLAGVSGYEARAPHRLSRGEKRRVCLAGLLACQAKILLLDEPTSDLDPRGRKELLTILQNLPTTQLIASHDLDFIAKLCTRVIILYRGKLVAIGETNDILHNTMMLAENCLL